A window of the Amycolatopsis solani genome harbors these coding sequences:
- a CDS encoding ferritin-like domain-containing protein yields MTGRPTDLTRRAALRAGALAALAVPLAACGPGYDESPDPLQPLLAAADADATAARALAKGEDAAAQLATARAAHAAALKSEVDRLNRPKPSPSPAPPAPAALGDLKERLATARKQAEDLVGGLPRYRAGLVAAVAAGCAALQRIDPALGPGEDAPKVGVAPGGAVPAEAVDPLQTALAAEHAAVWVYGLVGAFLPADFGEGEKSGAAEHALRRDFLQATLAASGATPVAPEAAYVPKNPVTDAKSASQVVATAEADCSSAWLAVVNHTDDAGLRTTALHALVAASRRGTPWRAEAGEKPTAIAMPGQSG; encoded by the coding sequence GTGACCGGAAGACCGACCGACCTGACCCGTCGTGCCGCCCTCCGCGCGGGGGCGCTGGCCGCGCTGGCCGTCCCGCTCGCCGCCTGCGGGCCCGGCTACGACGAAAGCCCCGACCCGCTGCAGCCGCTGCTGGCCGCCGCCGACGCGGACGCCACCGCCGCGCGGGCACTGGCCAAGGGCGAAGACGCCGCGGCCCAGCTCGCCACCGCGCGGGCGGCGCACGCGGCCGCGCTCAAGTCCGAAGTGGACCGCTTGAACCGGCCGAAACCGTCGCCGTCGCCTGCCCCGCCCGCCCCGGCGGCGCTGGGCGATCTGAAGGAGCGGCTGGCGACCGCGCGCAAGCAGGCCGAAGACCTCGTCGGCGGGCTGCCGCGCTACCGCGCCGGCCTGGTCGCGGCGGTCGCGGCGGGCTGCGCGGCGCTGCAGCGCATCGACCCGGCGCTCGGCCCGGGCGAAGACGCGCCGAAGGTGGGCGTCGCGCCCGGCGGCGCCGTGCCCGCGGAGGCGGTGGACCCGCTGCAGACCGCGCTGGCCGCCGAGCACGCCGCCGTGTGGGTGTACGGGCTCGTCGGCGCGTTCCTGCCCGCGGACTTCGGCGAAGGCGAGAAGAGCGGCGCCGCCGAGCACGCCCTGCGCCGTGACTTCCTGCAGGCGACGCTGGCGGCCTCGGGGGCGACCCCGGTCGCGCCCGAAGCCGCGTACGTGCCGAAGAACCCGGTGACGGACGCGAAGTCGGCTTCCCAGGTCGTCGCGACAGCCGAGGCGGACTGCTCGTCGGCGTGGCTGGCGGTGGTGAACCACACCGACGACGCGGGCCTGCGGACGACGGCACTGCACGCCCTGGTCGCGGCCTCCCGCCGCGGCACCCCGTGGCGCGCGGAGGCAGGCGAGAAGCCCACGGCGATCGCGATGCCCGGCCAGTCCGGCTGA
- the rimP gene encoding ribosome maturation factor RimP produces the protein MPGELASRLQPIVAEAVNAAGFDLDSFEVQQAGRRQLVKVVVDADDGVGLDEVAEVSRKVSAALDENDHVLASAYTLEVTSPGLDRPLTQARHWRRARYRLVKITPAEGTAFIGRVGHAGADAARVLEGGKFRDVRYADVAKAVVEIEFKQPPAEDLKLLEDDASGIIAAETEKGSK, from the coding sequence GTGCCAGGAGAACTCGCCAGCCGGCTCCAGCCGATAGTGGCCGAAGCCGTCAACGCCGCGGGTTTCGACCTCGATTCGTTCGAGGTGCAGCAGGCCGGCCGGCGGCAGCTGGTCAAGGTCGTCGTCGACGCCGACGACGGGGTCGGGCTGGACGAGGTCGCCGAGGTCAGCCGCAAGGTTTCGGCGGCGCTCGACGAGAACGACCACGTGCTGGCGAGCGCCTACACGCTGGAGGTCACCTCGCCGGGGCTCGACCGCCCGCTGACCCAGGCCCGCCACTGGCGGCGCGCGCGGTACCGGCTGGTGAAGATCACCCCGGCCGAGGGCACGGCCTTCATCGGCCGGGTCGGCCACGCGGGCGCGGACGCCGCCCGTGTCCTCGAAGGCGGCAAGTTCCGCGACGTCCGCTACGCCGACGTGGCGAAGGCGGTCGTGGAGATCGAGTTCAAGCAGCCGCCCGCCGAGGACCTGAAACTGCTCGAAGACGACGCGTCCGGCATCATCGCCGCCGAGACGGAGAAGGGGTCGAAGTGA
- the nusA gene encoding transcription termination factor NusA produces the protein MNVDIAALRAIERDKDIPFETVIEAIETALLTAYKHTEGHQSHARIDIDRKTGLVRVLAHTLTHDGQVDEEWDDTPEGFGRIAATTARQVILQRLRDAEHEKTFGEFSTKEGEIIAGVIQRDARANARGMVVVQVGDTEGVLPSAEQVAGESYEHGNRIKAYVVTVSRGNRGPQITLSRSHPNLVRKLFALEVPEIADGTVEIAAVAREPGHRTKIAVKSTVPGVNAKGACIGPVGARVRNVMSELAGEKIDIIDYSEDPARFVGNALSPAKVVSVRVVDERAKTARVVVPDFQLSLAIGKEGQNARLAARLTGWRIDIRSDAAPVDDEGDQDHAGPTRPAATTGSAE, from the coding sequence GTGAACGTCGACATCGCCGCGTTGCGGGCGATCGAACGGGACAAGGACATCCCCTTCGAAACGGTGATCGAGGCCATCGAAACGGCCTTGCTGACCGCCTACAAGCACACCGAGGGCCACCAGTCGCACGCCCGCATCGACATCGACCGCAAGACGGGCCTGGTGCGCGTCCTCGCGCACACGCTGACCCACGACGGCCAGGTCGACGAAGAGTGGGACGACACCCCCGAGGGCTTCGGCCGGATCGCCGCCACCACCGCGCGCCAGGTCATCCTGCAGCGGCTGCGCGACGCCGAGCACGAGAAGACGTTCGGCGAGTTCTCCACCAAGGAGGGCGAGATCATCGCCGGCGTCATCCAGCGCGACGCCCGCGCGAACGCCCGCGGCATGGTCGTGGTCCAGGTGGGGGACACCGAGGGCGTGCTGCCCTCGGCCGAACAGGTGGCCGGGGAGTCCTACGAGCACGGCAACCGGATCAAGGCGTACGTGGTCACCGTCTCGCGCGGCAACCGCGGCCCGCAGATCACGCTCTCGCGCTCGCACCCGAACCTGGTGCGCAAGCTCTTCGCGCTCGAGGTGCCGGAGATCGCCGACGGGACCGTCGAGATCGCCGCCGTCGCGCGCGAGCCGGGGCACCGCACCAAGATCGCGGTCAAGTCCACCGTGCCGGGCGTCAACGCCAAGGGCGCCTGCATCGGCCCGGTCGGCGCGCGCGTGCGCAACGTGATGAGCGAGCTGGCCGGCGAGAAGATCGACATCATCGACTACTCCGAGGACCCGGCCCGCTTCGTCGGGAATGCGCTGTCGCCCGCCAAGGTTGTTTCGGTACGAGTCGTGGACGAGCGGGCGAAGACGGCCCGCGTCGTGGTGCCGGACTTCCAGCTGTCGCTGGCGATCGGCAAGGAGGGCCAGAACGCCCGCCTCGCCGCCCGTCTGACCGGCTGGCGGATCGACATCCGCAGCGACGCCGCACCGGTGGACGACGAGGGTGATCAAGACCACGCCGGTCCGACGCGGCCCGCCGCGACAACCGGTTCGGCTGAGTGA
- a CDS encoding YlxR family protein, with translation MIGELLRVVAVAGRVVVDGRRRLPGRGAWLHPDPDCLAKAERRRAFPRALRAPGVLDVRELREFVEHTTTHHEPGTFPGSRGTKEAGRPVMSQP, from the coding sequence TTGATCGGTGAGCTGCTGCGCGTGGTCGCGGTGGCCGGGCGGGTGGTCGTCGACGGACGTCGGCGGCTGCCGGGCCGGGGGGCTTGGCTGCACCCCGACCCGGACTGCCTGGCCAAGGCCGAACGGCGGCGAGCCTTCCCCAGGGCCTTGCGGGCCCCGGGGGTGCTCGACGTTCGTGAACTCCGCGAGTTCGTCGAGCACACCACTACGCACCACGAGCCCGGGACGTTCCCGGGGTCGCGAGGAACCAAGGAAGCAGGTCGACCCGTCATGAGTCAGCCGTGA
- the infB gene encoding translation initiation factor IF-2, translating into MPGKARVHELAKELGITSKDVLAKLKEQGEFVKSASSTVEAPVARRLRDAYAPKGAKKPTPGPSARPGPPAAKPAAPKPPAPAQQQAPAAQAAPAPAASAPAAPQQQAPAASKPATPGQRPGPRPGPRQQPAAPAPQQQVPAAKAEAPAAPKQDTPAAPAQGGTGSVVPPKPQGPKPGGPKPGPRTPRVGNNPFGVGSGAPPRPQGPRPGGPGQGGDNRPPRPGGGQGSGDRPAPRPGGGAGGNRPSPGNMPPRPNPGMMPGRTQRPAGPGGGARGGPGGGARGGPGGGARGGPGGGGGGFRGGPGGGGGGGGFRGGPGGGGGGGGFRPGGGTGAPAGGGGGFRGGGGGRGGPGGRGGTAGAFGRPGGPSRKGRKSKRQKRQEYMDNMQAPSVGGVRLPKGQGETIRLPRGASLTDFAEKIDANPASLVQVLFHLGEMVTATQSVSDDILELLGGEMNYTVQVVSPEEEDRELLETFDITYGDDAGGEEDLQVRPPVVTIMGHVDHGKTRLLDTIRKTKVRESEAGGITQHIGAYQIETELEGNPRLITFIDTPGHEAFTAMRARGANSTDIAVIVVAADDGVMPQTVEAINHAQAAKAPIVVAINKIDKEGANPDKIRQQLTEYGLVAEEYGGDTMFVEISARQNINIDGLLEAILLTADAALDLRANPDMEAQGVAIEAHLDRGRGPVATVLVQRGTLRVGDSVVAGDAYGRVRRMVDEHNVDVTEALPSRPVQVIGFTSVPGAGDTFLVVDEDRVARQIAERRAARTRNALNASRRKRVSLEDLDSALKETNSLNLIIKGDNSGTVEALEASLLQLDVGDEVELNVVHRGVGGVTESDIDLATASDAIVLGFNVRAQGKATERATREGVDVRYYTVIYQAIDEIEQALKGMLKPEYEEVELGRAEVREVFKSSKIGTIAGCLVMSGEIRRNARARLLRDGTVVAENLPISSLRRFKDDVVEVREGYECGLTLGSYGDLKVGDLIETYEQREKPRA; encoded by the coding sequence GTGCCAGGCAAGGCCCGCGTACACGAGCTCGCGAAAGAGCTCGGCATCACCAGCAAGGACGTTCTCGCGAAGTTGAAGGAACAGGGCGAGTTCGTCAAGTCCGCGTCGTCCACGGTCGAGGCGCCCGTCGCCCGCCGTCTCCGCGACGCGTACGCCCCCAAGGGCGCCAAGAAGCCCACCCCCGGTCCGTCGGCGCGCCCCGGCCCGCCGGCCGCCAAGCCCGCCGCCCCGAAGCCCCCCGCGCCTGCTCAGCAGCAGGCTCCGGCGGCCCAGGCGGCGCCCGCTCCGGCCGCGTCGGCTCCGGCCGCACCCCAGCAGCAGGCGCCCGCGGCGTCGAAGCCGGCCACCCCGGGGCAGCGCCCCGGTCCCCGGCCCGGCCCGCGTCAGCAGCCCGCCGCGCCCGCACCCCAGCAGCAGGTCCCGGCCGCGAAGGCCGAAGCTCCTGCCGCGCCCAAGCAGGACACCCCGGCCGCGCCCGCTCAGGGCGGCACCGGCTCGGTCGTCCCGCCGAAGCCGCAGGGCCCCAAGCCCGGCGGTCCCAAGCCCGGCCCGCGCACCCCGCGCGTCGGCAACAACCCGTTCGGTGTCGGTTCCGGCGCGCCCCCGCGGCCGCAGGGCCCGCGTCCCGGCGGTCCCGGCCAGGGCGGCGACAACCGCCCGCCGCGTCCCGGTGGCGGCCAGGGTTCGGGTGACCGCCCGGCCCCGCGTCCCGGTGGTGGCGCCGGTGGCAACCGGCCGAGCCCGGGCAACATGCCCCCGCGGCCGAACCCCGGCATGATGCCGGGCCGCACGCAGCGTCCCGCCGGTCCCGGTGGCGGCGCCCGCGGTGGTCCCGGTGGCGGTGCCCGTGGCGGTCCTGGCGGCGGCGCTCGTGGCGGCCCCGGTGGCGGCGGCGGCGGTTTCCGCGGCGGTCCCGGTGGCGGTGGCGGCGGCGGTGGCTTCCGTGGCGGTCCCGGTGGCGGCGGCGGTGGCGGCGGTTTCCGTCCCGGCGGCGGCACGGGTGCCCCGGCCGGCGGTGGCGGCGGTTTCCGTGGCGGCGGCGGTGGCCGTGGTGGCCCCGGTGGCCGTGGCGGTACCGCGGGTGCCTTCGGGCGTCCGGGTGGTCCCTCGCGCAAGGGTCGCAAGTCGAAGCGGCAGAAGCGCCAGGAGTACATGGACAACATGCAGGCGCCCAGCGTCGGCGGCGTCCGCCTGCCCAAGGGGCAGGGCGAGACGATCCGGCTGCCGCGGGGTGCTTCGCTGACCGACTTCGCCGAGAAGATCGACGCCAACCCGGCTTCGCTGGTGCAGGTGCTCTTCCACCTCGGTGAGATGGTCACCGCGACGCAGTCCGTGTCGGACGACATCCTCGAGCTGCTCGGCGGCGAAATGAACTACACGGTTCAGGTCGTCAGCCCCGAGGAAGAAGACCGCGAGCTGCTGGAAACCTTCGACATCACCTACGGCGACGACGCGGGTGGCGAAGAGGATCTGCAGGTCAGGCCGCCGGTCGTGACCATCATGGGTCACGTCGACCACGGTAAGACCCGCCTGCTCGACACGATCCGGAAGACGAAGGTCCGCGAGAGCGAGGCCGGCGGCATCACGCAGCACATCGGTGCGTACCAGATCGAGACCGAGCTCGAGGGCAACCCGCGCCTGATCACCTTCATCGACACCCCGGGTCACGAGGCGTTCACCGCCATGCGTGCCCGTGGTGCCAACTCGACCGACATCGCGGTGATCGTGGTGGCGGCCGACGACGGTGTGATGCCGCAGACGGTCGAGGCGATCAACCACGCGCAGGCCGCCAAGGCCCCGATCGTGGTCGCGATCAACAAGATCGACAAGGAAGGCGCGAACCCGGACAAGATCCGGCAGCAGCTGACCGAGTACGGCCTGGTCGCCGAGGAGTACGGCGGCGACACGATGTTCGTCGAGATCTCCGCGCGGCAGAACATCAACATCGACGGCCTGCTCGAGGCGATCCTGCTGACCGCCGACGCCGCTCTGGACCTCCGGGCCAACCCGGACATGGAGGCCCAGGGTGTCGCGATCGAGGCGCACCTCGACCGCGGCCGCGGCCCGGTGGCCACCGTCCTGGTCCAGCGCGGCACGCTGCGCGTCGGCGACTCGGTCGTGGCGGGTGACGCCTACGGCCGCGTCCGCCGGATGGTCGACGAGCACAACGTCGACGTGACCGAGGCGCTGCCGTCGCGTCCCGTCCAGGTCATCGGGTTCACCTCGGTGCCGGGTGCGGGCGACACCTTCCTGGTGGTCGACGAGGACCGCGTCGCCCGGCAGATCGCCGAGCGCCGCGCCGCTCGTACGCGCAACGCGCTCAACGCGTCGCGCCGCAAGCGGGTCAGCCTCGAGGACCTCGACTCCGCCTTGAAGGAGACGAACAGCCTCAACCTGATCATCAAGGGTGACAACTCGGGTACGGTCGAGGCCCTCGAAGCCTCGCTGCTCCAGCTGGACGTCGGCGACGAGGTCGAGCTGAACGTGGTCCACCGCGGTGTCGGTGGCGTGACCGAGTCGGACATCGACCTGGCGACCGCGTCCGACGCGATCGTCCTCGGGTTCAACGTCCGCGCCCAGGGCAAGGCGACCGAGCGGGCCACCCGCGAGGGCGTCGACGTCCGGTACTACACGGTCATCTACCAGGCGATCGACGAGATCGAGCAGGCCCTCAAGGGCATGCTCAAGCCGGAGTACGAAGAGGTCGAGCTGGGCCGCGCGGAGGTTCGCGAGGTCTTCAAGTCCTCCAAGATCGGCACGATCGCGGGTTGCCTGGTCATGTCCGGCGAGATCCGGCGCAACGCCCGGGCCCGTCTGCTCCGCGACGGCACCGTCGTGGCGGAGAACCTGCCGATCAGCTCGCTGCGGCGGTTCAAGGACGACGTGGTCGAGGTTCGCGAAGGCTACGAGTGCGGTCTGACGCTCGGTTCGTACGGCGACCTGAAGGTCGGCGACCTGATCGAGACGTACGAGCAGCGCGAGAAGCCGCGAGCGTAA
- a CDS encoding DUF503 domain-containing protein, with protein sequence MYVGALELDILLGDVHSLKQKRSVVRPVLAEVRKRFAVSVAEAGHTELHRRTLIGVAVVAEGGEHVRDVLDSCERYVASRPEFELLSARRRLLGPDD encoded by the coding sequence ATGTACGTCGGAGCTCTCGAGCTCGACATCCTGCTCGGCGACGTCCATTCGCTGAAGCAGAAGCGGTCCGTGGTCCGTCCGGTGCTGGCCGAAGTGCGCAAGCGCTTCGCCGTGTCGGTGGCCGAGGCCGGGCACACCGAGCTGCACCGCCGGACCCTCATCGGGGTGGCCGTGGTCGCCGAAGGTGGCGAGCACGTCCGGGACGTGCTCGACTCGTGTGAGCGGTACGTGGCGAGCAGGCCGGAGTTCGAACTCCTGTCCGCCCGGCGGCGGCTGCTCGGTCCCGACGATTAG
- the rbfA gene encoding 30S ribosome-binding factor RbfA: MADPARARKLAKRISQIVASAIEHEVKDPRLDYVTITDTKVTGDLHDATVYYTVLGEKLDSVPDFAGAAAALESARGVLRTKVGQGTGVRYTPTLTFVADTIPEESKRIEDLLAKAREADAEVARRATGAQHAGEPDPYKAPREEAEDDELAEEESRG, translated from the coding sequence ATGGCCGATCCTGCTCGGGCTCGCAAGCTCGCCAAGCGGATCTCGCAGATCGTCGCGTCCGCGATCGAACACGAGGTCAAGGACCCGCGACTGGACTACGTGACCATCACGGACACGAAGGTCACCGGCGATCTGCACGACGCGACCGTCTACTACACGGTGCTCGGCGAGAAGCTGGACTCCGTCCCGGACTTCGCGGGTGCGGCCGCCGCGCTCGAATCGGCGCGCGGCGTGCTGCGCACCAAGGTCGGGCAGGGCACCGGCGTCCGCTACACGCCGACGCTGACCTTCGTCGCCGACACGATTCCCGAAGAATCCAAGCGGATCGAAGACCTCCTCGCGAAGGCCCGTGAGGCCGACGCGGAGGTCGCCCGCCGCGCGACCGGCGCCCAGCACGCCGGCGAGCCCGACCCGTACAAGGCGCCTCGTGAAGAGGCCGAAGACGACGAGTTGGCGGAGGAGGAGAGCCGGGGCTGA
- a CDS encoding alpha/beta hydrolase, whose amino-acid sequence MLSRRGLLAGSALALLAGCSSAEPPPGPPAVPAPTRPSVLRDPVTVQRMRSDARDTDVDLVLITPAGVPASGLPVCLALHGRGAQARTFLSLGVPDLLTAAVRAGTPPFAIAAVDGDHYWVDVGGGDDPQRMLTEEVPAWLTARDLRPASAVFGISMGGFGALRFARAHPDLKAVATASAALFVDWPDARSRKVFSGEDNWRAEEPLLHAPDLRPAALGVWCGESDPFLGADKKLVKAVSPAVSRFSPGGHKDEYWRGILPEVLKFVGTRL is encoded by the coding sequence GTGCTCTCCCGCCGCGGCCTGCTCGCCGGCAGCGCACTCGCGCTGCTGGCGGGCTGCTCGTCCGCCGAACCCCCGCCCGGCCCGCCGGCGGTGCCGGCGCCGACGCGTCCCTCGGTGCTGCGCGACCCGGTGACGGTCCAGCGCATGCGGTCGGACGCCCGCGACACCGACGTCGACCTGGTGCTGATCACCCCGGCCGGCGTCCCGGCGTCGGGGCTTCCGGTGTGCCTGGCGCTGCACGGCCGTGGCGCGCAGGCCCGGACGTTCCTGTCGCTGGGCGTCCCGGACCTGCTGACGGCGGCGGTCCGCGCCGGCACCCCGCCGTTCGCGATCGCGGCCGTCGACGGCGACCACTACTGGGTGGACGTCGGTGGCGGCGACGATCCGCAGCGGATGCTCACCGAAGAAGTCCCGGCCTGGCTGACCGCCCGCGACCTGCGTCCGGCGTCGGCGGTGTTCGGCATCTCGATGGGCGGCTTCGGCGCGCTGAGGTTCGCCCGCGCCCACCCGGACCTGAAGGCGGTCGCGACGGCGAGCGCGGCCCTGTTCGTGGACTGGCCGGATGCCCGCAGCCGCAAGGTGTTCTCCGGCGAGGACAACTGGCGCGCGGAAGAACCGCTGCTGCACGCCCCGGACCTCCGCCCGGCCGCTCTCGGCGTCTGGTGCGGCGAGTCGGATCCGTTCCTGGGCGCGGACAAGAAGCTCGTGAAAGCGGTTTCGCCCGCGGTGTCGAGGTTTTCCCCGGGCGGGCACAAGGACGAGTACTGGCGCGGGATCCTGCCGGAGGTCCTGAAGTTCGTCGGCACGCGGCTCTAG
- a CDS encoding class I SAM-dependent DNA methyltransferase produces the protein MSWLADTRDSYDTVAESYAEFMRDAITMRPYVRAALDVLAARVDGPVVDVGCGPGHVTAHLRSLGVDAAGVDLSSNMVELARRNHPGLRFDVGSMTDLDLPDASVAGVLAFWSLIHVPDDEVPAALAHFRRVLRPGGLLVIGYHVGAGSRLKTQGYGGHPMRVHVHLRQPWWLAGRVRKAGFAVESEWLLDKEAEVPQGILFATA, from the coding sequence ATGAGCTGGCTCGCCGACACCCGCGATTCCTACGACACCGTCGCCGAGAGCTACGCCGAATTCATGCGGGACGCCATCACCATGCGGCCGTACGTGCGCGCGGCGCTCGACGTGCTGGCCGCGCGGGTCGACGGGCCCGTCGTGGACGTCGGGTGCGGGCCCGGGCACGTCACCGCGCACCTGCGCTCGCTGGGCGTCGACGCCGCCGGGGTGGACCTCTCGTCGAACATGGTCGAGCTCGCCCGGCGGAACCACCCCGGGCTGAGGTTCGACGTCGGGTCGATGACCGACCTCGACCTGCCCGACGCGTCGGTGGCCGGGGTGCTCGCGTTCTGGTCGCTCATCCACGTCCCCGACGACGAGGTCCCCGCGGCGCTGGCGCACTTCCGGCGTGTCCTGCGGCCCGGCGGCCTGCTCGTGATCGGCTACCACGTCGGGGCCGGGAGCCGGCTGAAGACGCAGGGGTACGGCGGGCACCCGATGCGGGTGCACGTCCACCTCCGGCAGCCGTGGTGGCTGGCCGGGCGGGTGCGCAAAGCCGGGTTCGCCGTCGAGTCCGAATGGCTGCTCGACAAGGAAGCCGAAGTGCCGCAAGGGATCCTGTTCGCGACGGCCTAG
- a CDS encoding TetR/AcrR family transcriptional regulator, whose translation MTVEHRPLRADARRNREALVAAAREVFGAKGVDAPLDEVARRAEVAIGTLYNRFPTRADLVEAAFLPALQEAEAVTEEALARDDPWDGFVHFLERSILMQVADRGFTEVCSRVFDPDSGIEKAKRAKGSRLNRIIERAQEAGALRADFRGPDLAIVFAAATATPDWRRALGMVLDGLRAR comes from the coding sequence GTGACGGTCGAGCATCGCCCCCTGCGCGCGGACGCGCGGCGCAACCGGGAGGCACTGGTCGCCGCCGCCCGGGAGGTCTTCGGGGCGAAGGGGGTCGACGCCCCGCTCGACGAGGTCGCGCGGCGGGCCGAAGTCGCCATCGGGACGCTCTACAACCGGTTCCCCACCCGGGCCGACCTCGTCGAAGCCGCTTTCCTGCCGGCGCTGCAAGAGGCCGAAGCCGTCACCGAAGAAGCGCTCGCGCGCGACGACCCGTGGGACGGTTTCGTGCACTTCCTCGAACGCTCGATCCTCATGCAGGTCGCCGACCGCGGGTTCACCGAGGTGTGCTCGCGGGTGTTCGATCCGGACTCCGGGATCGAGAAAGCCAAGCGCGCCAAAGGTTCCCGGCTGAACCGGATCATCGAACGCGCTCAGGAGGCCGGGGCGCTGCGGGCGGACTTCCGCGGGCCCGACCTCGCCATCGTCTTCGCCGCGGCGACCGCCACCCCGGACTGGCGGCGGGCGCTCGGCATGGTCCTCGACGGGCTGCGCGCGCGATGA
- a CDS encoding SPFH domain-containing protein: MLISGGKHSKGTSPFRVVTGHGAFVMPVFRKVRFLTLSMCEAEVTEVCVTKQAIALTVRAVIAFKVGNDTESIVNAGQRFLSDQDQMSVLTGRIFAGHLRSIIGSMTVEEIITERQKLATEVLDGSAVEMAKIGLSVDALQIQSIDDMKLGYIAAMAAPHNAAIQRDAQIAQAVANQAAAEAEQKSQRTQAEYARQTSIVQAQYRAEVDKAQAEAAQAGPLAQARAQQEVIDARTELAQREAELRQQQLVAEVIKPADAEAERIRILALAEAEKMRVQAEAAASNNRVALDRMLIDQLPQIVKEAGRGLSGANVNILNGADGLGEMAAGLVGQGLSILDSVKRGLSTPPPPAAAAVEENGQVPKPAELTQS, translated from the coding sequence ATGCTCATCTCCGGGGGCAAGCACAGCAAGGGCACGTCGCCGTTCCGGGTCGTCACCGGCCACGGCGCGTTCGTCATGCCGGTCTTCCGGAAAGTCCGGTTCCTCACGCTTTCCATGTGCGAGGCCGAAGTGACCGAAGTGTGCGTCACGAAACAGGCGATCGCGCTGACGGTCCGGGCGGTGATCGCGTTCAAGGTCGGCAACGACACCGAGAGCATCGTCAACGCCGGGCAGCGCTTCCTCTCCGACCAGGACCAGATGTCCGTGCTGACCGGCCGGATCTTCGCCGGCCACCTGCGGTCCATCATCGGGTCGATGACGGTCGAGGAGATCATCACCGAGCGGCAGAAGCTCGCGACCGAGGTGCTGGACGGTTCGGCGGTCGAGATGGCGAAGATCGGGCTCAGCGTGGACGCGCTGCAGATCCAGTCGATCGACGACATGAAGCTCGGCTACATCGCCGCGATGGCCGCCCCGCACAACGCCGCCATCCAGCGGGATGCCCAGATCGCCCAGGCGGTGGCGAACCAGGCCGCGGCGGAGGCGGAGCAGAAGTCGCAGCGGACGCAGGCGGAGTACGCGCGCCAGACGTCGATCGTGCAGGCGCAGTACCGCGCCGAGGTCGACAAGGCCCAGGCCGAGGCGGCGCAGGCGGGCCCGCTCGCGCAGGCGCGGGCGCAGCAGGAGGTCATCGACGCGCGCACCGAGCTGGCCCAGCGCGAGGCGGAGCTGCGGCAGCAGCAGCTGGTGGCCGAGGTCATCAAGCCCGCCGACGCCGAAGCCGAGCGCATCCGCATCCTGGCACTGGCCGAGGCGGAGAAGATGCGCGTCCAGGCCGAGGCAGCGGCGTCGAACAACCGCGTCGCCCTCGACCGGATGTTGATCGACCAGCTCCCGCAGATCGTCAAGGAAGCGGGCCGCGGCCTGTCGGGCGCGAACGTCAACATCCTCAACGGCGCGGACGGCCTCGGCGAGATGGCCGCGGGCCTGGTGGGCCAGGGACTGTCCATCTTGGACTCGGTGAAGCGGGGGCTGAGCACGCCACCGCCGCCGGCTGCGGCGGCTGTCGAGGAGAACGGGCAGGTGCCGAAGCCGGCCGAGCTGACGCAGTCCTGA
- a CDS encoding MafI family immunity protein, giving the protein MPENVKSLVLNLLADSPLVSEEVIADVRHLVAVGEEELAFRTLCSWLYEDALPISAHYHGRLSRAAADLGERRSMEKLDELVHP; this is encoded by the coding sequence ATGCCCGAGAACGTGAAGTCGTTGGTGCTGAACCTCCTGGCCGATTCCCCGCTGGTGTCGGAAGAGGTGATAGCCGATGTCCGGCACTTGGTCGCAGTCGGCGAGGAGGAGTTGGCGTTCAGAACCCTGTGCTCGTGGCTTTACGAGGACGCCTTGCCCATCTCGGCGCACTACCACGGACGTCTCTCCCGCGCGGCGGCCGACCTCGGCGAGCGCAGGTCGATGGAGAAGCTGGACGAACTGGTCCACCCGTAG